A part of Pirellulaceae bacterium genomic DNA contains:
- a CDS encoding transposase family protein yields the protein MMYGHGILWNRRRSRAQDSDGSMIDEYTRMFWRSRCHEASPAKTRLIRRAELFSMYGVPKMLRSDNGPEFMAKAIQQWLSRLSIQTLYIEPGSPWQNGVCESFNGKLRDEYLQPSELVSVADARLKSRQWQDDYNRVRPHSSLGYLTPNEFAARCADSVPLSSRHGGLLPRTSHRTGLVGPHPAPQAEHVRTA from the coding sequence ATGATGTATGGACATGGGATTTTATGGAATCGACGACGCTCCAGGGCACAAGACTCCGATGGCTCAATGATCGACGAATACACGCGGATGTTCTGGCGATCAAGGTGTCACGAAGCATCACCAGCGAAGACGCGATTGATACGCCGGGCTGAGCTATTCTCGATGTATGGAGTCCCCAAGATGTTGAGAAGCGACAATGGGCCTGAATTCATGGCCAAAGCGATCCAGCAGTGGCTAAGCAGACTATCGATTCAGACGCTGTATATCGAGCCAGGATCGCCGTGGCAAAACGGAGTGTGCGAGAGTTTTAACGGCAAACTCCGAGACGAGTATCTGCAACCGAGCGAGCTGGTTTCAGTGGCAGACGCAAGACTCAAATCCCGACAGTGGCAAGACGACTACAACAGAGTCAGGCCCCACAGCTCGCTGGGCTACCTGACCCCCAACGAGTTCGCCGCTCGCTGTGCTGATTCCGTTCCGTTGTCGAGTAGGCACGGGGGATTGCTCCCCCGCACCTCTCACAGAACCGGACTTGTGGGCCCACATCCGGCTCCTCAAGCTGAACATGTTAGAACAGCATAA
- a CDS encoding transposase codes for MTRRRRKHTSEQIIKKLRDADAMLAAGKSVGEVLQALEVSEPSLSRWRKQYGGMKSEEAKRLKQLEDETLG; via the coding sequence ATGACAAGGCGAAGACGCAAACACACAAGCGAACAGATCATCAAGAAACTACGAGACGCCGACGCGATGCTTGCGGCTGGCAAGAGTGTGGGCGAGGTGCTGCAAGCGTTGGAAGTGAGTGAACCGTCACTGAGCCGCTGGCGCAAGCAGTACGGCGGCATGAAGAGCGAAGAGGCCAAGCGTTTAAAGCAACTGGAAGATGAAACACTCGGCTGA